In Acanthochromis polyacanthus isolate Apoly-LR-REF ecotype Palm Island chromosome 18, KAUST_Apoly_ChrSc, whole genome shotgun sequence, the following proteins share a genomic window:
- the aebp1a gene encoding adipocyte enhancer-binding protein 1, which produces MRVEVVAVLLGLTLCCVLVCSQDDTKVSRGTVQVREEGLTKPRGDDEGVMSDEPIAEVVEQDKTKPKKKKTPEEIEAARAKKAAEKEAKAKKQKAPKPTKKPKPPKPTKKPKPPKPAKKSKTPKPTKSPKMMTTTQPDIRLPSLDEEEEKLLIELVLDTLIQPVSPVREEPVEPDLVLKKSTPPTKTLSEPDADYWDARHEVPGGYPDNIRQVTTPEVIMYIPEETTAIPFVGPWYEEYDYADLAAKKQEEEEERARKEKAEKAERLRKKWEEEEEERLRQIAVPAEPKKCPPLGLESHRVEDDQLLASSQSHHGFVAQRGRLNMQASDNEEDLYGGAWCAEPEERNHWFEVDARREVEFSGVITQGRNSEQHEDFVSSYFVAFSNDSRDWTVLHDGYAEWLFYGNVDKDTPVMSQFNAPVVARYIRILPQSWNGSLCLRAEILACQLPSSHHSENEVNPSDDLDFRHHNYKEMRQMMKVINEECPNITRIYNIGKSSQGLKMYAMEISDNPGEHETGEPEFRYTAGLHGNEALGRELLLLLMQFLCKEYNDENPRVRRLVDGVRIHLVPSLNPDAYELAFEMGSEMGNWALGHWTEEGYDIFQNFPDLNSILWGAEDRGWVPRIVPNHHIPLPENTLNGSLAVETKAIISWMQRSPFVLGANLQGGEKLVAYPFDMQRPPVSLTDSRRWRVNSEMNEETWARIQRQNEGALKETPDDAMFRWLAMSYAHSHLTMTETYRGSCHGDDVTGGQGITNRASWKPVVGSMNDFSYLHTNCFELSIFLGCDKFPHESELPLEWENNREALLSFIEQVHRGIKGVVRDMEGNPLPNATITVEGIRHDVRTAAGGDYWRLLNPGEYRVTAKADGYTPQTRLCMVGYDSGATPCSFTLAKSNWDRIKQIMALNGRRPIRLITRNNVVRTTTAAPTTTTGVDEHAIAQRAERLRRLRLKRLRRLRLQRQRAGLSTTPATTTTTTTTTTTTTTTTPSPETERTTSWYDSWFPVDSWSTENPFDSINFDSVPTQDYPFEYTID; this is translated from the exons CTAGGGCAAAGAAGGCAGCAGAGAAAGAGGCTAAAGCAAAGAAGCAGAAAGCTCCGAAGCCCACCAAAAAGCCAAAGCCTCCAAAACCAACAAAGAAACCCAAACCACCTAAACCAGCAAAGAAGTCCAAGACCCCCAAACCTACCAAAAGCCCGAAGATGATGACCACAACACAACCGGATATCAGGCTCCCGTCTctggatgaggaggaagagaagctGCTCATAGAGCTTGTCTTGGACACTT TGATTCAACCTGTGAGTCCCGTAAGAGAAGAGCCTGTGGAGCCAGACCTGG TCTTAAAGAAATCAACACCTCcaacaaaaactctgagtgAGCCTGACGCTGACTACTGGGACGCCAGAC ATGAGGTGCCTGGTGGATACCCTGATAACATCAGACAAGTCACAACTCCTGAGGTCATCATGTACATACCAG AGGAAACCACTGCCATCCCATTCGTTGGTCCCTGGTATGAAGAATACGACTATGCTGACT TGGCAGCTaaaaaacaagaggaagaagaggagagagctcgaaaagaaaaagctgagaaag CCGAGCGGCTGAGGAAGaagtgggaggaggaggaagaagagcgACTGAGGCAGATTGCAGTGCCTGCTGAACCAAAAA AGTGTCCTCCTCTAGGTTTGGAGTCTCACCGGGTGGAAGACGACCAGCTGCTGGCCTCCTCTCAGTCTCACCACGGCTTCGTGGCTCAGAGAGGACGCCTCAACATGCAG gccTCTGATAACGAGGAGGATCTGTACGGAGGAGCCTGGTGTGCAGAACCAGAGGAGCGGAACCACTGGTTTGAGGTGGACGCCCGCCGAGAGGTGGAGTTCAGCGGGGTCATCACTCAGGGAAGGAACTCAGAGCAACA TGAGGATTTCGTGTCATCCTACTTCGTGGCCTTCAGTAACGACAGCCGTGACTGGACTGTGCTGCACGATGGCTACGCTGAGTGG TTGTTCTATGGCAACGTGGATAAGGACACACCGGTGATGAGTCAGTTTAATGCTCCCGTGGTGGCGCGCTACATCCGGATCCTGCCTCAGAGCTGGAACGGCAGCTTGTGTCTCAGAGCCGAGATCCTGGCCTGTCAGCTGCCCA GCAGCCACCACAGTGAGAATGAAGTGAACCCGTCCGATGACCTGGACTTCAGGCACCACAACTATAAGGAGATGAGACAG ATGATGAAGGTGATAAATGAGGAGTGTCCCAACATCACCAGGATCTACAACATCGGTAAAAGCTCTCAGGGTCTGAAGATGTACGCCATGGAAATCTCTGACAATCCAGGAGAGCATGAGACCG GCGAACCTGAGTTCCGTTACACAGCTGGTCTCCATGGTAATGAAGCTCTAGGCAGGGAGCTCCTGCTCCTACTAATGCAGTTTCTGTGCAAAGAGTACAATGATGAGAACCCAAGAGTGCGCCGCCTGGTGGACGGAGTGAGGATCCACCTGGTGCCCTCACTGAACCCCGATGCCTACGAGCTGGCCTTTGAGATG GGCTCTGAGATGGGAAACTGGGCGTTGGGCCACTGGACTGAGGAAGGCTATGACATCTTTCAGAACTTCCCTGATCTCAACAGCATCTTGTGGGGAGCCGAGGACCGAGGCTGGGTCCCTCGTATTGTGCCCAATCATCACATCCCCCTTCCAGAAAACACCCTTAACGGCTCG CTTGCAGTTGAGACCAAAGCTATAATTTCCTGGATGCAGCGCAGCCCATTTGTGCTTGGAGCCAATCTGCAAGGAGGAGAAAAACTGGTCGCGTACCCATTCGACATGCAGCGGCCACCAGTGTCT TTAACCGACAGCAGGCGCTGGAGAGTCAACTCTGAGATGAACGAGGAGACCTGGGCTCGGATTCAGCGGCAGAACGAAGGTGCTCTGAAGGAGACTCCTGATGACGCCATGTTTCGCTGGTTGGCGATGTCTTACGCCCACAGCCACCTGACCATGACCGAGACCTACCGAGGCTCCTGCCATGGGGATGATGTCACTGGAGGGCAGGGCATCACCAACAGGGCCAGCTGGAAACCAGTGGTGGGCA GTATGAATGACTTCAGCTACCTGCACACCAACTGCTTCGAGCTCTCCATCTTCTTGGGCTGTGATAAGTTTCCCCATGAGAGCGAGTTGCCTCTGGAGTGGGAGAACAACCGCGAGGCTCTGCTGTCCTTCATTGAACAA GTACATCGAGGAATAAAAGGTGTAGTCAGAGACATGGAGGGAAACCCACTGCCTAATGCCACCATAACTGTGGAAGGAATACGGCACGATGTCAGAACTG CTGCAGGTGGTGATTACTGGCGGCTGCTGAACCCTGGAGAGTATAGAGTGACAGCGAAGGCTGATGGCTACACACCCCAGACGAGGCTTTGCATGGTGGGCTACGACTCCGGAGCCACGCCGTGCAGCTTCACCTTAGCCAAGTCCAACTGGGACCGCATCAAGCAAATCATGGCTCTCAACGGCAGGAGGCCCATTCGACTCATCACCAGAAACAACGTGGTGAGAACGACGACGGCcgcccccaccaccaccaccgggGTCGATGAACATGCCATCGCTCAGAGAGCAGAGCGACTCCGGCGGCTGAGACTCAAGCGTTTACGCCGGCTGCGTCTGCAGAGGCAACGAGCCGGTCTCAGCACCACTCCTGctaccacaacaacaacaacaaccacaaccacaacaaccACCACGACTACACCTTCACCTGAAACCGAGAGAACAACCTCCTGGTACGACTCGTGGTTTCCAGTGGACAGCTGGTCGACGGAGAACCCGTTCGACAGCATCAACTTTGACTCGGTGCCCACACAGGACTATCCTTTTGAATATACTATTGATTAA